DNA sequence from the Eriocheir sinensis breed Jianghai 21 chromosome 70, ASM2467909v1, whole genome shotgun sequence genome:
TAAGCAATTGTATACCTGCAGGGGTGGCTCCATGCTGGCAAGGTTTGCTGGTACTGTTCAGTTGTTGGTGTCGGTACTAcagtctgtttcattccatctgtccaatTTATGACGTTTCATTTGCGAGATAGAAATTTGGACCTTTTAACGAAAGGTCATTGACCTTTGACCCCTGTAAAAAAAATTCCCCAACCTCTACATGCCCTATCTTTTTTGGGTAAATGTTGATCCCCTTGGCTATTGAAATCAGTTGAAAAACCATTTCATCAAATTTTTTTCCCAGATTTAGTGGATATTATTCTAATTTTGGGTTactagacattcaagcttatttttcaaaaaTATATTTGACTGTTTATGTGCACAAAAAACAACTTAGTCATTTGCATCAATAATTTAACACACAGTCACAGCAAAAGACAAACTTGTGGCAAACAACATGGTCACATCATGATCCagcgatctatggtttttcaagtTAGTCATTTGCATCAATAATTTAACACACAGTCACAGGAAAAGACAAACTTGTAGCAAACAACATGGTCACATCATGATCCagcgatctatggtttttcaaattcatataattcatctcatttcaggtacatcaaaagacatctggctctgcaagtgcaaataaaaggtattttaataatttactgcatgtaaataacaataaatattgaaaataacacaaaataataaaTTATAAATGTTGagtgcgatgctaggctattttgaatatcatccatgttatttacatgcaacatatcaaaattccttatatatatatatatatatatatatatatatatatatatatatatatatatatatatatatatatatatatatatatatatatatatatactcgatTTGCGGACTAAAggggaaggcttgtccgggaatggcaaatgtccgcaatggaaaatgtccgggGTCTACCCCCTTGcggactttaccctatatatgtccgggaaacacaacccacccccggactacacctcgcattgctgtcctatactgtcctgtaatataatatattaccttCTACAACATGCACAGGTTTAGCTGTACGCTTGGTTACTTTCTTTGGTGGGTTTTTGGGTGGCatcgttgtgaagaagaggtgtatccacgacaagcacgtaagcacaacactcgtgtgtggcagacttgtgtacagtccagtactagacgtgtatgtccttcgctgccatctagtgcccgatttgcgaactttgtctggcgcggtagtttgaaatcgacttgtcccggactttttatttatttttttttaccccacggaCTCTTGTCCGCAAATCAATCCGCAAATggaggtccggcaaatcgaggttgagatatatatatatatatatatatatatatatatatatatatatatatatatatatatatatatatatatatatatatatatatatatatatatatatatatatatatatatacacttgcaGACCCAGGTATCACTtaatgtacctgaatgagatgaaatatgggtatctgaaaggctacgAGTCGTTGGAGTATGATCAGACTTTACTGTTTGAAATACaagttgttctttcgtgtgcttgtgtggTACATTATCGATGCAAAGCAGCATGTTTGCAGTtcatataagagggcttgagggttttatgcatacacaaacattcaaatatatcgctgaaaatataaagttgatcttcacgcaatcacgaactaacaatgcgcaggtgccacatccacgttcacgagtggacagacagaATGGAACGGACTATAGACTTCTTGTGACTGTTGTTTTTCAGAGCCGAGGTGGGCAGCGTCTGCCGCCACCCAAAGTAAATCCACATATATTCTTTTCGAGGTGTAATATATTGAGAGATTCTCATCCCTGCAATTAGTACAATAGCAAAATTTCTACTTTTGACTTTAAAGTGATAACAACATACCACCATATCCATATTATCGTGATATGAGTGTTTTAACCAAACACTAGCGCTATTACCAGTGGAAGATACACCGCAAGGCACCTTATTACAAGTACCTCATAAATCACTTAGCTCACAGTTAGGAGTCGCCTTGTGAGTTTCTCTGCATGACTCACAAGTCTAGCTCCTAACTATGAGGAAAATTTTGAATTTATGAGTGGCTTTAAGAGAAGCTTTTATGAAGTTTTCTACATACCAGCCCTGTTTCTGTCCTTCCAAgtacttccatccttccttaccttcttactCCAGGGCTGGAGGTACGAGGCCATGTTTTGGCTCAAGTGGTGGTACAGTTTTTTCAGGTCCAGGCTGTGGCTTGCCAGCAGCTGCACCTTCTCCATCACCTCCAAAACCTTTGCAGCGCTGCCCTGGCTCAGCTGGGTTGGCTCCTGTCCCGCCAACAGCTGAGAGAGGTATCTGGGCAAAGCAGcaaacatcatcattattaccggTACACAACACCAGCAGTGGCTGTAATAACGGCAGCAGTTGTAGCATGTAACAGTTACAAGCACTCAGCcttgggcattctgtatcatcACCAGACTTTTTCCCCCTCTCAAAGGCTGTCCCTATACAGGGGCCTCGTctcccctcgtatggagtacacATCTCAAgtggggctccacacacacagccctgctggacagagtggagtggaggctcttcgtctcatcaattcccctccttttactgacagtcttctgcctcttGAGTTCCATCACAGTGTtgcttctccttctatcttctagcaatgtcttcatgctgactgctcttctgaacttgctaacagcatgaccccccacccccacccctctcccatggccccgctgcactcgactttctactctagcccatccctctactgtccgagtccctaatgcaagagttaaccattattttcattctttcatccctttccctggcAAACTCTGCAGCAGACTttattcctctgtatttccttctgcctacgacctgaacccTTTCAACAGGGAAGTATCAAGACGCCTCAAACTGAATCTGACAGTGTTCCATTACTACTAAGGTATTTTTCTCTCTGCGGACGCCGTGCTAGGCGGgctatttttgtgtgtgccctacagctgctgcctctactgTACACCATAAATAAATCAAGGTGTGCCctacagctgctgcctctactgTACACCATAAATAAATCAAGGTGTGCCctacagctgctgcctctactgTACACCATAAATAAATCAAGGTGTGCCctacagctgctgcctctactgTACACCATAAATAAATCAAGGTGTGCCctacagctgctgcctctactgTACACCATAAATAAATCAAGGTCACCCCAAGAATAGGCCTTTACTGTTGTTATatatctttgcccttgagctgcttcctttactataaaaaaaaaaaatgtcttcactacacacacacacacacaagttttcCCCTGAGAAGCACAGGCACTAGGAAGTAATTAAATATGGACCACACAAaagtagctcaggccctgtatgctTCAACttagtaaatacacacacacacacacacacacacacacatacctatatATTTCGCTGTAGTCAGGCTCGGAGCTGGAGGAAGGCTTGGGGTGTTCCTCCTCTTGGGAAATGATGAGCATCGCctgtggaagaggaggacaacagtGTACCAGAAAGTAACATTTGCATTTCTTTACGTTATGAGAAGAGGTCAATACATTCATCCCCTTTTCCTGCCAGTCTAGTGTTTATTTGGGCTGTAGGTGATGACTGGACCaagcaataggaagaggagaaaaggggaataacaggaggaggagaagaatgaacaggaggaggaggaagatgaaaataatgagtggggtatagtgtccaggtgtgtcagtaacctaaccctcacaaaaataatgagtggggtatagtgtccaggtgtgtcAGTAACCTAACCcacacaaaaataatgagtggggtatagtgtccaggtgtgtcAGTAACCTAACCcacacaaaaataatgagtggggtatagtgtccaggtgtgttggtaacctaaccctcacaaaaataatgagtggggtatagtgtccaggtgtgttggtaacctaaccctcacaaaaataatgagtggggtatagtgtccaggtgtgttggtaacctaaccctcacaaaaataatgagtgagGTATAGGTTGGTatgtaagacactttcgcttctcacatcagctatttctaaaggtcaaagagggggtcagtctggttctaatgagtgtttcttcaggttcatggtacagaagcagggtcaaactaccaccacggtcataaaactactcctggaaatgcccactactcctacgaaagccttgtcaaataggtgttatTAGGCCATGAAATGTCTTAGAATACGACCCATAGTGTCCAGGTGTCTTGctaacctaaccctcacaaaaatCAAACTAGCAAAGAATGAGTGGATACATTTTGCACATACTCTACACAGcgtcagggaggagagagagatcgcCAAGAAAGGGAGAGACTTGGGAcgttaaatgaaaaaaaggaaagaataaaaaggttaggttaggttatgagtgggagagactcatgtCCCGTCCAACCCAGTGCCGGAAAATtggaaagttaaagaagaagaaaacaggaacaggaacagaagCAAGACAGattgaatgaagaaaataataataaaaagcagaaacgagaaagaaggaaaaaacaagaagaagaaagaaaacaaggacaggaacaggaacatggcagattaaacaaagaaaataataagaaaaagcagaaacagaaacagaaaggaGGAACACAAGAGCAAgaatagagaacaaaaacaagaagaagtaaaagatgatATATATAGTTCCTCCAGCTTCCTTACTCTCTCACCTTActcaacaggaagaagaagaagaagaagaagaagaagaagaagaagaagaagaagaaggcactATGggtcacattctcaaacatttcaacacccaagcacacacacattgacaaggctttcataggagttgtgggcatttccaggggttgtcttatggccctggtggcagcttgagccttcctctgtaccatgaacctaaaccaCCACTCATCAGAACCCGCCTGACCTCCTTTAAGGCCCTTGGAATTGGTTGAcgtgaggcggaagtgtctgacaCCACCAAGCCGTAGACAGGTCCATCAGcttcccctctccctaccttGCTCAGGAGGGGCCCGTGATCCGCCGGGCAGAAGTCCTTCGAGTAgcgtcccttcttcttcttctttatggtggTGCCCTGGACCCTCTGGACATTGTGGATGTGTGCCTGCCATTGTGAGAGGAACTGCATGGCCCTCGGGGtctggaagggagaaaaatgcgatggccaggaggaggaggaagggaatgaataagaggaggagcaggaggagtaatagtagtagtagtggtaggaacaggagagagagagggtggtttGGGCATGTGAAAAGTGGGGGGATGGTGGGGCATTGTGGAGAGCTGTGAAGAGTGGGGGGATGGTGGGGCATTGTGGAGAGCCgtgaagaggagggggggtggggcaTTGGCAGTGTGCTGGGGAGGGTTTGGCAGCACTGGGGAGGCTGGGGCAGGGGACAGAGAGGGTTGGAAGCGTATCATGTGCCGCGTGACCTCACCGGAGATTACTGGAAAACCTGACGTgagacagatgaggaggaggaggaggaggaggaggaggaggaggaggaggaggaggagaaggaggaggaggtcgagggatTAGGTTCCATATTTTTAAGTGTTTCCGAGCCCAGGCACACAGGGCTGTCATGAGAGACgtaggcatttccaagggtactttCATGACCTTGGTggaagtttgacccttcctctgtaccacgaataTGAAAAACCACTCATGATAACCCTATTGATCTCCTTTtaggcctctggaaatagttgacgtgagaagtgAAAGAACCTGAGaatatcatcccttcccttcccttctcttcctttaccttcccttccatgccctcACCTTCCCTGTCCTTACCTTCCTGTAccttcactacccttcccttccctcccgtgcCCTTACCTCGTTCACTGTGGCGCCCCTGTTTTGCTCCACCTGGCTCAGAATACCGACACTGTTTTTTGAGCCCAGGCCCCTCCATGGCGTCATTTTGGGGTAGACACTTCGGCATGTTCTCTGAAACAAGGAAGAGTTGGTGAGGAGGACGACACATGGAagtgcaggcagcagaaagcctattggtcattacgaggttgcccgctctggtgatttaatctgctggaCAGCCACTTAGCACTTAGGCGTTCAATTCATTCCTGACGCTACAAAATGACAGTCGATTAGATTTTCaaaggagttgatggtgttcCCATTTACTGCTTCTgagggaaggttgttccagtggcgggtgACTCGGTCTGAGAGGAAACTCCTGCCGTCTGTACTACACCGCCCAGCTTGAACATGTAGGCCGCTGCTTCCAGTTGTCAGGTTAGTTTGTGGCTCAAAAAACTTGGAGGGTCCACGTTACTGAACTTGAGGCACTTGAAAACCTGCATCACATCCCCCTGAGGGTGTCTTTTCCAGCATGAAGAGGGTGACTCACTCCTCGTATGGCTGAGCCCTCAATGGTGGAATACTGTTCATAGCACTCTCGCTAATAATTCAATGTcagaaggtgtggaggaggaggaggaggaggaggggagaagactaGAATTGTGggccttcttccccctcctccttttctttattctgcccaagtgtgtgtgtgtgtgtgtgtgtgtgtgtgtgtgtgtgtgtgcgagcacgcacatgggcgagagagagagagagagagagagagagagagagagacacacactagCAGTAAAGAGGAAGGAGCCTCAACAAGAagtagggttgcaccgataagcaatttggccgattaccgattaccgattaatcggtaaccaataatcggccgataccgattaatcggccgattatttataaattgtaaatgtgattaatcttcactaattactggacactggtaccacaaagttaaagacataccgtaaccctcatgtttacaactttgtttactgcccaactgcCATCTGCATGGAGAACAAATACGTCTAGTAATTTGTTACAtataatttagccttgctttgtggaaacaacctgattttaatatgttagaatttgccagttttctcgttcttgtggtgatcctagatgctactagaaatggtagtgtacagaaagtttatcaatctctcaagttttctactaatttactgtccTATGCACGGCAGGCATGGTGAAGGATGTTACCCAATTAATGTTTTTACATTACAATTTAAGAGTGTTTAACGTCAAGTGCTGAGTAAAATCACTTGTCTAGTTCcatacttttcatgatatattaCAATAACTTACTTCCATATGCACGGCAGGCTTGGTGAAGGACATTACTCAGTTACTGTGCTAAGCAAGTTGAAATAGGCATATAATAtttcttggttgtaatataaagtaatatgttgatttttttttctagtttcaaagttgaagcaaataccagtgcttcagttcatatcataattttatatatcaatttgaattacataatatacatttgcatagggacttgttggaaataaatgctgtggaaaggtattagagttttggtaacatcaccatccttacattaacattattagtattgtgttatgtacactgtactataaaagagagaaaaaataataatcggccccgattaatcggtcaaaagaccgattaccgattaatcggcaaagtggccgattaggccgattaccgattacttaccgattaatcggtgcaaccctaacaagaaggaaaggaaaacagccaGACGGCTGCAGCTTCACCCACCCTTTGAGAGGTGAGTCGCTGGCACCTCAGGAAGTGCTCCAGCCTCTCCGGGCCCCACTCCGGCACCACGTTCTTCAGCACGTTGGGGTCCCCGCCGTGGCGGTAGAGCAGGGCCAGCAGCCTCCAGTTCCTCTCGTCTGAGCCCTTCATGGTGTGGACTCGGTCTGTAGGGAGTAGGGGAGGTTAAGGCTTGGCTTCATCaccaagagagagaaggaaagcaatgagtgaaggagaaagaacaggaaaggagggagcgaggggaaGTGTAATGCCTGGCTTCATAACCGACATTCCTTCTATCACGCCTGTGTGCAGTGACTGATTTGGCCGAGAGTTTAGTTCAGAAGATAGAAACAGTTTGATGAAGGCCTACTGAACAACTGCCAGGGTTGAGAATCTTTCCTGACCCTCAGATGTTCAGAAAACTGAACCCAGATACAGGCAAGTCATAAGAGGGAACATGGACACTGTGACTCAGAGGCCTGGCACCTGCTACAGCTGTGGAGGGTCCCTGCAGCACTCACTGGACCAACCCAGATACAGGCAAGTACAGAATGCTACATGGACACTGTGACTCAGAGGCCTGGCACCTGCTACAGCTGTGGAGGGTCCCTGCAGCACTCACTGGACCAACCCAGATACAGGCAAGTACAGAATGCTACATGGACACTGTGACTCAGAGGCCTGGCACCTGCTACAAATGTGGAGGGTCCCTGCAGCACTCACTGGACCAGGAGAGTCAACAGGCAAGTGAGAGGGAACATGATGCTATAGTCAATCTAGGAGACATTGGCGGACGGGAGGATTCCGCGGGGGTCTCTCCTTCcataccacgctgccacatctctgtCTCCAGTTGTGGAATTAGTGATCAGGTGTgaagtggaccaccattagcctcccttcatttcctcctcctccatctctctctctctctctctctctgcctataagACAACATATATTGTTCATCACgcactcatgatccagtttagcgcagactctttcaatagttctttcactaacattaatGGCTCtcgctgttcttgcagttactcttgtgggtggtatgataaatcctgttgtttttttcatctaaAAAGTGCTTGTTTACATTataaatgagttctttctcgcggctgtgcagccaacgacgacgtggaaaggcagggagagggagggagtggagaggcagAGGTGGAAGCaggccacccatgggcccacctgctgagccttccatgaccttgagagaagtgacctgggccctggatgtgtagaatgacaacgttggaatacaacgttgtcaagtgtcgtggtatttatacaaaatctttgttattatcttaaaaacgaaacaatcttattgctatatgaccttattggattatccaattatttaattaaattcatttaaaggtagtaaatagctggcatatgagaggaagggagaagtgttgagagtgtgtggcaaggtgcagggCTTAGGTGACCCGCAGCTGTCAGCCCCTCGTCCGCCAGTTTCAAACAGATTGACTATACATGGACATTGTGACTCAGGGGCTACAGCTGTGGAGGGACACTGCAGCACTCTCTGGATCAAAAGAGTCAGAAATTCTATCCCCAgttgcagtggtgggcaccgctaaccaaaAACTTAGTTTctctaactggtaatccactaactaaaaagttcaCTTCACTTACGCTAAACCGccaaactgataaagaaattagtggaagctcaCGCTAACCACTAActctttatatggatttagctttggtttagtattttggctctaaaacccttgaaaacagacctagtgacctgaaatttgaAATGTAGCTTAGACACAGAGCTTTTCATAGAGGTATAGCATGCTAACATCCGATGGTGATAAAGTGTACATATGTAAACAAGTTAAACTCAACATACACTTTATTTATGCCTTATATATGAACTTGCAATAGCAGtgcagaaaaacaagaaaaaaactatgaattttttagtggacaTAAAGTTTGTGGAGAAGGACTAACTACATTTAGCGAAAGCTAATTGGCccactaactgtttccaaagctaTCGAAAACGCTAAACAGCTAACGAAAAAAATAGCTtcactaattagcggttagcagaacggtgcccaccactgcccaGTAGCATAGTAACACAAGAAGAATAGTTTTCACTGAGATCTGTGGCTGTATGGAACAATTAGATTATGGAGTTTCTTTGATCCCAGAACATAAATACTTTCAAGGAAAGGTTGGATACATCGACGGACGGCAGAAAGCACTGTGCTTTCTGCCGTCATCCTCTGTGACACCACAAACACAACAAGAGTTGAGAGTCCAGTTGAGAGgaaccttcatatatatatatatatatatatatatatatatatatatatatatatatatatatatatatatatatatatatatatatatatatatatatatgagtggcATTCTCCACTGGAACCCATCCATAAATATCTACTATAGTTGGTTTCACGAGAGCTGGCGAAGATTTTCCTCCaagggtggactcgcggacttggcatcagtgcttgagtgacggtctctgcgccgctcattggctgttgtttactagatttAAGCTGCAGCAATTTCGTTTGCCTTGACATAGTctactttctctcgctctctgccACCTCTTAACCCTTCCACGCACCGCGACGCGATTCCAGTCAAAACAGAATCGTCTACATCAGCTTTTGACTCGAATCGCATCAAAACCTTTAAAAAATTCGCCAGAAATAAAGTATAATTCAGAATCCCGTCAAATTTTCTTTGTGTCATAGATCCAAGCTacacctataaaataaactaattgtcaactctctcATGCCATTGGATTTGATGTGATAATTGTCTgtggtttagttgcctctcaccaggcagcctgtgagcgcaactgtcgtccctttaaattgtttttttcagagtcggtaaactttgctatttatttgcatttcttgatcatttttttctttcataaggcacaataatctcttccaaaaccaacgTTATATAATAATGGCAGGAAAAGAATTTTCGCTGCCAGTCTGCGAGGCCCCATAGGGAGCCCCAGAtggatgtcgcagtggaaagagtaacttattaaacttttggtggGTGAAAGGGTTAAAATCAACACTATTGGTATAcaaatgtagttattcttataatcacTCTTCCTTATGGCTATCTATTAGTTTGTTACCCACAAATAGTAGAAACATATTTCAGGATATATGATAGGACggacgatgaaagaaaaagaaggttctTGCCCTAGGCCAATGTTTACGTTATGGCTAACATTATGACTAAGTCAGgactaaaaatataccaagaaatcttacaataaatgagttaagtAATGAATGACATTGTGTAGACTGTAGCCTAGCActttgtagtagtaaaaagtagtaaaaataagTCTAGCCTTAACAGTTGCTGGATATTGTCCATTAAGGCTACGTGCAGTTCcaacttagttttgttatgaatgtcattTCAGATTTATTTATAATACCTatttcaaaaggcacatacttatcaataaaAATATTATTGCAATAGTTTTTATtggtgcaatctgttaccttactgctcaaaaagggttttggtaggaatccaaagtcaattttatgctcgttggaacaagttaagaattggccaatgagcgcgcagtaccgtcacccaagcaatgatgccaagtctgcGAGTCCACCCTGGAAGGCTTAGGCCCACCAGGTCTGGTGGAACGGACTTCAGTAAGCATAACTGATATAAGTGTTTAGGTATAAAATCAAAGAATTGATTGTGAATAAAATACTCCTGTAAATGTGTATCACTCTATAGAATAGTATGGATGATTCAGAGGGCAATGATAGCTTTCAATAAATAACAAAGAATATAATTCTAAAGCTATACACAA
Encoded proteins:
- the LOC126988700 gene encoding uncharacterized protein LOC126988700 codes for the protein MKGSDERNWRLLALLYRHGGDPNVLKNVVPEWGPERLEHFLRCQRLTSQRRTCRSVYPKMTPWRGLGSKNSVGILSQVEQNRGATVNETPRAMQFLSQWQAHIHNVQRVQGTTIKKKKKGRYSKDFCPADHGPLLSKAMLIISQEEEHPKPSSSSEPDYSEIYRYLSQLLAGQEPTQLSQGSAAKVLEVMEKVQLLASHSLDLKKLYHHLSQNMASYLQPWSKKGADSSPSTLPQGESSSTLPQGESSSSLPQGKSSSTLPPGESSNTSPQGESSSTLLQGESSSTLPQGESSSTSPQGESSSASSQGESSSAEMDECPLFLEVEDQLRTSTKDLAGYDPHCEKVKERLTEKCQKKQEARSLRISELPGLNPFMLPPRLLHKPVGDAVSALLER